The following proteins come from a genomic window of Ictalurus furcatus strain D&B chromosome 12, Billie_1.0, whole genome shotgun sequence:
- the si:dkey-45d16.4 gene encoding uncharacterized protein si:dkey-45d16.4, which produces MQRKVEMPINEGFSIAGPSTTPRKRQVRFSARHDILLLREVIAQNPFISKESGRIWARVGEIVTTALQDENFEVDGRRCRERTMLLLDYYKKQDFPSLRRFGTERLYAQKEDLLHEVLELEAEKNLMASGEGKYQDGEMKKRTLEELTLSEPDKPTVLPVAAAAPTVSGSLEPEEQEDLVELSAPTAKRPCQCCCQTYSEILSFLEKRSEAEQRLREEEMALRREELEIQRSKIALERERLGAERKERERRFELESQERQVILDLLKEKVLKSEKNAEC; this is translated from the exons ATGCAACGGAAGGTAGAGATGCCGATAAACGAAG GTTTCTCCATCGCTGGCCCCTCAACCACTCCCCGGAAGCGGCAGGTGCGTTTCTCCGCCCGGCACGACATCCTGCTCCTGCGTGAGGTCATCGCGCAGAACCCGTTCATCTCGAAGGAGTCCGGCCGTATCTGGGCTCGGGTGGGTGAGATCGTTACGACTGCGCTGCAGGACGAGAACTTTGAGGTGGACGGACGCAGGTGCAGGGAGAGAACCATGCTGCTGCTCGACTACTACAAAAAGCAGGACTTTCCCAGCCTGCGCAG GTTCGGCACGGAGAGGCTTTACGCTCAGAAGGAGGATCTGCTGCACGAGGTTTTGGAGCTTGAGGCCGAGAAGAACCTGATGGCAAGTGGTGAAGGGAAATACcaggatggagagatgaagaAGAGAACGCTAGAGGAGCTCACACTATCTGAGCCGGACAAACCTACTGTGCTTCCAGTCGCAGCAGCGGCGCCTACAG TGTCTGGTTCATTGGAACCGGAGGAACAGGAGGACCTGGTCGAGCTGTCGGCGCCCACTGCCAAGCGGCCATGCCAGTGCTGCTGCCAGACGTACTCAGAGATCCTGAGCTTCCTGGAGAAACGCTCGGAAGCCGAGCAGCGGCTGCGTGAAGAGGAAATGGCACTCCGCAGGGAAGAGCTCGAGATCCAGAGGAGCAAAATCGCTCTGGAACGCGAACGACTCGGTGCTGAGAGGAAGGAACGTGAGCGGCGCTTTGAGCTGGAGAGCCAGGAGAGGCAGGTCATCCTTGATCTGCTCAAGGAGAAAGTTCTCAAGAGCGAGAAGAACGCTGAGTGCTGA
- the cygb2 gene encoding cytoglobin-2: MEPERDVAEPERRERAEPLSGVERTIVQDTWARVYESCEDVGVAVLVRFFVNFPSAKQYFSQFREMDDPEEMERSSQLRKHACRVMNAINTVVENLHDPEKVSSVLEVVGKAHAVKHKVEPMYFKILSGVILEVLSEDLGNCFTDEVQMAWSKLMALLYWHITGAYQEVGWVKLSSSAV, from the exons ATGGAGCCGGAGCGTGACGTGGCCGAGCCAGAGCGGAGAGAGCGTGCCGAGCCTCTGAGTGGCGTGGAGCGCACCATCGTTCAGGACACCTGGGCACGAGTGTACGAGAGCTGCGAGGACGTGGGCGTGGCTGTGCTCGTCAG gTTCTTCGTGAACTTCCCATCGGCAAAGCAGTACTTCAGTCAATTTCGAGAGATGGACGACccagaggagatggagaggagcTCCCAGCTGAGGAAGCATGCGTGCCGTGTCATGAATGCCATCAACACAGTGGTGGAGAACCTCCACGATCCGGAGAAGGTCTCGTCTGTGCTGGAGGTGGTGGGGAAAGCCCATGCTGTCAAGCACAAAGTCGAACCTATGTACTTTAAG ATTCTAAGCGGTGTGATCCTCGAGGTTCTCTCTGAAGACTTGGGCAACTGTTTCACAGACGAGGTGCAGATGGCCTGGTCCAAACTGATGGCACTGCTCTACTGGCACATCACTGGAGCGTACCAAGAGGTGGGCTGGGTCAAACTCTCCAGCTCAGCCGTCTGA